A window from Phalacrocorax aristotelis chromosome 5, bGulAri2.1, whole genome shotgun sequence encodes these proteins:
- the GRK2 gene encoding beta-adrenergic receptor kinase 1 isoform X2 gives MADLEAVLADVSYLMAMEKSRAAPAARASKRILLPEPSIRSVMQKYLEDRGEVTFDKIFAQKIGYLLFRDFAFNQAEEAKPLMEFYEEIKKYEKLDSEEERTARSRHIFDHYIMKELLACSHPFSKSATEHVQSRLSKKQVPPDLFQPYIEEICQNLRGGIFQKFIESDKFTRFCQWKNVELNIHLTMNDFSVHRIIGRGGFGEVYGCRKADTGKMYAMKCLDKKRIKMKQGETLALNERIMLSLVSTGDCPFIVCMSYAFHTPDKLSFILDLMNGGDLHYHLSQHGVFSEAEMRFYAAEIILGLEHMHNRFVVYRDLKPANILLDEFGHVRISDLGLACDFSKKKPHASVGTHGYMAPEVLQKGVAYDSSADWFSLGCMLFKLLRGHSPFRQHKTKDKHEIDRMTLTMAVELPDSFSPELRSLLEGLLQRDVNRRLGCMGRGAQEVKEEPFFKGLDWQMVFLQKYPPPLIPPRGEVNAADAFDIGSFDEEDTKGIKLLESDQELYRNFPLTISERWQQEVTETVFEAVNADTDKLEARKKAKNKQLGHEEDYAMGKDCIMHGYMAKLGNPFLTQWQRRYFYLFPNRLEWRGEGESPSLLTMEEIDSVEETQVKERKCILLRIRGGKQFVLQCDSDPELVQWRKELRDAQRQAQQLLQRVPRMQNKPRSPVVELSKVPFIQRSANGL, from the exons ATGGCGGACCTGGAGGCGGTGCTGGCGGACGTGAGCTACCTGATGGCCATGGAGAagagccgcgccgcgcccgccgcccgcgccAGCAAGAGGATCCTCCTGCCCGAGCCCAG TATCCGCAGCGTCATGCAGAAGTACCTGGAGGACCGGGGAGAGGTGACGTTCGACAAGATCTTTGCGCAGAAGATCG GGTACCTGCTCTTCCGGGACTTCGCCTTTAACCAGGCAGAGGAGGCCAAACCCCTGATGGAGTTTTATGAGGAG ATCAAGAAGTACGAGAAGCTGGACTCGGAGGAGGAGCGAACTGCCCGGAGCCGCCACATCTTCGACCATTACATCATGAAGGAGCTGCTAGCCTGCTCCCAC CCCTTCTCCAAGAGTGCAACGGAGCATGTCCAGAGCCGCCTGAGCAAGAAGCAGGTGCCCCCAGACCTCTTCCAG CCCTACATCGAGGAGATCTGCCAGAACCTGCGTGGGGGCATCTTCCAGAAATTCATCGAGAG TGACAAGTTCACGCGATTCTGCCAGTGGAAGAACGTGGAGCTGAACATCCAT CTCACCATGAACGACTTCAGCGTTCACCGAATCATCGGCCGTGGCGGTTTCGGGGAGGTCTACGGCTGCCGGAAAGCAGATACGGGCAAAAT gtacGCCATGAAGTGTTTGGACAAGAAACGCATCAAGATGAAGCAGGGCGAGACCCTGGCCCTCAACGAGCGCATCATGCTGTCCCTCGTCAGCACCGGG GACTGCCCGTTCATCGTGTGCATGTCGTACGCCTTCCACACTCCCGACAAGCTCAGCTTCATCCTCGACCTCATGAACG GGGGAGACCTGCATTATCACCTGTCCCAGCACGGCGTCTTCTCGGAGGCGGAGATGCGGTTCTACGCGGCTGAGATCATCCTGGGCCTGGAGCACATGCACAACCGCTTCGTGGTGTACCGCGACCTCAAG CCGGCAAACATCCTCCTGGACGAGTTTGGGCACGTCCGCATCTCGGACCTTGGCCTGGCCTGCGACTTCTCCAAGAAGAAGCCCCACGCCAGCGT GGGCACCCATGGGTACATGGCTCCGGAGGTGCTGCAGAAAGGAGTGGCGTACGACAGCAGCGCCGACTGGTTCTCGCTGGGCTGCATGCTCTTCAAGCTGCTCCGGGG GCACAGCCCCTTCCGGCAGCACAAGACGAAGGACAAGCATGAGATCGACCGTATGACCCTCACCATG GCCGTTGAGCTGCCGGACTCCTTCTCCCCCGAGCTGCGCTCCCTGCTCGAGGGGCTGCTGCAGCGAGACGTCAACCGGCGGCTGGGCTGCATGGGGCGCGG ggctcaggaGGTGAAGGAAGAGCCCTTCTTCAAGGGCCTGGACTGGCAGATGGTTTTCCTGCAGAAG taCCCGCCGCCCCTGATCCCCCCCCGCGGCGAGGTGAACGCTGCCGACGCCTTCGACATCGGTTCCTTCGATGAGGAAGACACAAAGGGCATCAAG CTGCTGGAGAGCGACCAGGAGCTCTACCGCAACTTCCCACTCACCATCTCGGAGCGGTGGCAGCAGGAGGTGACGGAGACGGTCTTCGAAGCCGTCAATGCCGACACCGACAAGCTGGAGGCTCGCAAGAAGGCTAAGAACAAGCAACTGGGCCACGAGGAGG ACTACGCCATGGGCAAGGACTGCATCATGCACGGGTACATGGCCAAGCTGGGAAACCCCTTCCTGACGCAGTGGCAGCGCCGCTACTTCTACCTCTTCCCCAACCGCCTGGAGTGGCGCGGGGAGGGCGAGTCGCCG TCCCTGCTCACCATGGAAGAGATCGACTCGGTGGAGGAGACGCAGGTGAAGGAGCGCAAGTGCATCCTGCTCCGCATCCGCGGCGGCAAGCAGTTCGTGCTGCAGTGCGAT AGCGACCCCGAGCTGGTGCAGTGGCGGAAGGAGCTGCGGGACGCCCAGCGCCaggcccagcagctgctgcagcggGTGCCGCGCATGCAGAACAAACCCCGCTCGCCTGTGGTGGAGCTCAGCAAAGTGCCGTTCATCCAGCGCTCCGCCAACGGGCTTTGA
- the GRK2 gene encoding beta-adrenergic receptor kinase 1 isoform X1: MADLEAVLADVSYLMAMEKSRAAPAARASKRILLPEPSIRSVMQKYLEDRGEVTFDKIFAQKIGYLLFRDFAFNQAEEAKPLMEFYEEIKKYEKLDSEEERTARSRHIFDHYIMKELLACSHPFSKSATEHVQSRLSKKQVPPDLFQPYIEEICQNLRGGIFQKFIESDKFTRFCQWKNVELNIHLTMNDFSVHRIIGRGGFGEVYGCRKADTGKMYAMKCLDKKRIKMKQGETLALNERIMLSLVSTGDCPFIVCMSYAFHTPDKLSFILDLMNGGDLHYHLSQHGVFSEAEMRFYAAEIILGLEHMHNRFVVYRDLKPANILLDEFGHVRISDLGLACDFSKKKPHASVGTHGYMAPEVLQKGVAYDSSADWFSLGCMLFKLLRGHSPFRQHKTKDKHEIDRMTLTMAVELPDSFSPELRSLLEGLLQRDVNRRLGCMGRGAQEVKEEPFFKGLDWQMVFLQKYPPPLIPPRGEVNAADAFDIGSFDEEDTKGIKLLESDQELYRNFPLTISERWQQEVTETVFEAVNADTDKLEARKKAKNKQLGHEEDYAMGKDCIMHGYMAKLGNPFLTQWQRRYFYLFPNRLEWRGEGESPQSLLTMEEIDSVEETQVKERKCILLRIRGGKQFVLQCDSDPELVQWRKELRDAQRQAQQLLQRVPRMQNKPRSPVVELSKVPFIQRSANGL, from the exons ATGGCGGACCTGGAGGCGGTGCTGGCGGACGTGAGCTACCTGATGGCCATGGAGAagagccgcgccgcgcccgccgcccgcgccAGCAAGAGGATCCTCCTGCCCGAGCCCAG TATCCGCAGCGTCATGCAGAAGTACCTGGAGGACCGGGGAGAGGTGACGTTCGACAAGATCTTTGCGCAGAAGATCG GGTACCTGCTCTTCCGGGACTTCGCCTTTAACCAGGCAGAGGAGGCCAAACCCCTGATGGAGTTTTATGAGGAG ATCAAGAAGTACGAGAAGCTGGACTCGGAGGAGGAGCGAACTGCCCGGAGCCGCCACATCTTCGACCATTACATCATGAAGGAGCTGCTAGCCTGCTCCCAC CCCTTCTCCAAGAGTGCAACGGAGCATGTCCAGAGCCGCCTGAGCAAGAAGCAGGTGCCCCCAGACCTCTTCCAG CCCTACATCGAGGAGATCTGCCAGAACCTGCGTGGGGGCATCTTCCAGAAATTCATCGAGAG TGACAAGTTCACGCGATTCTGCCAGTGGAAGAACGTGGAGCTGAACATCCAT CTCACCATGAACGACTTCAGCGTTCACCGAATCATCGGCCGTGGCGGTTTCGGGGAGGTCTACGGCTGCCGGAAAGCAGATACGGGCAAAAT gtacGCCATGAAGTGTTTGGACAAGAAACGCATCAAGATGAAGCAGGGCGAGACCCTGGCCCTCAACGAGCGCATCATGCTGTCCCTCGTCAGCACCGGG GACTGCCCGTTCATCGTGTGCATGTCGTACGCCTTCCACACTCCCGACAAGCTCAGCTTCATCCTCGACCTCATGAACG GGGGAGACCTGCATTATCACCTGTCCCAGCACGGCGTCTTCTCGGAGGCGGAGATGCGGTTCTACGCGGCTGAGATCATCCTGGGCCTGGAGCACATGCACAACCGCTTCGTGGTGTACCGCGACCTCAAG CCGGCAAACATCCTCCTGGACGAGTTTGGGCACGTCCGCATCTCGGACCTTGGCCTGGCCTGCGACTTCTCCAAGAAGAAGCCCCACGCCAGCGT GGGCACCCATGGGTACATGGCTCCGGAGGTGCTGCAGAAAGGAGTGGCGTACGACAGCAGCGCCGACTGGTTCTCGCTGGGCTGCATGCTCTTCAAGCTGCTCCGGGG GCACAGCCCCTTCCGGCAGCACAAGACGAAGGACAAGCATGAGATCGACCGTATGACCCTCACCATG GCCGTTGAGCTGCCGGACTCCTTCTCCCCCGAGCTGCGCTCCCTGCTCGAGGGGCTGCTGCAGCGAGACGTCAACCGGCGGCTGGGCTGCATGGGGCGCGG ggctcaggaGGTGAAGGAAGAGCCCTTCTTCAAGGGCCTGGACTGGCAGATGGTTTTCCTGCAGAAG taCCCGCCGCCCCTGATCCCCCCCCGCGGCGAGGTGAACGCTGCCGACGCCTTCGACATCGGTTCCTTCGATGAGGAAGACACAAAGGGCATCAAG CTGCTGGAGAGCGACCAGGAGCTCTACCGCAACTTCCCACTCACCATCTCGGAGCGGTGGCAGCAGGAGGTGACGGAGACGGTCTTCGAAGCCGTCAATGCCGACACCGACAAGCTGGAGGCTCGCAAGAAGGCTAAGAACAAGCAACTGGGCCACGAGGAGG ACTACGCCATGGGCAAGGACTGCATCATGCACGGGTACATGGCCAAGCTGGGAAACCCCTTCCTGACGCAGTGGCAGCGCCGCTACTTCTACCTCTTCCCCAACCGCCTGGAGTGGCGCGGGGAGGGCGAGTCGCCG CAGTCCCTGCTCACCATGGAAGAGATCGACTCGGTGGAGGAGACGCAGGTGAAGGAGCGCAAGTGCATCCTGCTCCGCATCCGCGGCGGCAAGCAGTTCGTGCTGCAGTGCGAT AGCGACCCCGAGCTGGTGCAGTGGCGGAAGGAGCTGCGGGACGCCCAGCGCCaggcccagcagctgctgcagcggGTGCCGCGCATGCAGAACAAACCCCGCTCGCCTGTGGTGGAGCTCAGCAAAGTGCCGTTCATCCAGCGCTCCGCCAACGGGCTTTGA